The following are encoded in a window of Castanea sativa cultivar Marrone di Chiusa Pesio chromosome 5, ASM4071231v1 genomic DNA:
- the LOC142636776 gene encoding tyrosine-sulfated glycopeptide receptor 1: protein MRKTRPYMVVVQLVIPLFTVVVLFCFFVVSSALTCNPDDGDSLLSLNILVAPPHPRLNWSQSVDCCLWEGIHCDDNSSRVISLLLPSRGLTGTLSLSITNLTYLSNLNLSHNTLYGPLLSGFFSSFNHLRFLDLSYNHFSGELPSSYNETTVPPLHTLDLSSNLFNGTIPSSFLHSVVGTFLTSFNLSHNNIKGSIPTSTLCINNNSNSFTSSLRFLDFSFNNFDGQISNGLGLCSKLEIFRAGFNSLPGQLPSDIYDVAGLQELSLPRNKLSGNIDSRILRLTNLRSLELYSNLFEGPIPPDIGQLYNMENLQLHINNLTGFLPSSLGNCTNLTTLILRVNHLAGNLSTFDFSPFVRLTTLDLGNNNFTGNFPPSLYLCKSLTAIRMASNQLTGQLLPDISALQSLTFFSISINSLTNITGAMRNLMGCKNLSTLIFTDNFFGEPIPFYDDNTMDAYGFQNLQILGLGGCQFTGQVPNWIAKLKKIEVLDLSLNNLTGTIPGWLSSLPHLFYIDLSFNLLVGEFPQELCQFPALVSQQAYDQVEKPFLGLPVFVMPSNATLQQYNQFSNLPPAIYLKSNSLSGNIPFCIGQLKVLHVLDLSYNNFSGNIPDQISNLSNLERLILERNHLSGEIPASLTGLNFLSSFSVAYNDLQGPIPTSGQFDTFTISSFEGNPGLCGTVMLRSCQSQQGIETHKGSNRKLIAGVIIAIIFGTGFIITMLALWIMSKRRIIPKGDTDKTDLDSISSNSNPLVPIEVDKDTSVVVLFPNKANEIKDLTISEILKATDNFSQANIIGCGGFGLVYKATLANGTKLAIKKLSGDLGLMEREFKAEVEALSTAQHQNLVSLQGYCMLEGSRLLMYTYMENGSLDYWLHEKADGASQLDWPTRLKIAQGASCGVSYMHLICEPHIVHRDIKSSNILLNDNFEAHVADFGLSRLIDPYQTHVTTELVGTLGYIPPEYGQSWVATLRGDVYSFGVVMLELLTGKRPMEVFKPKMSRELVIWVQQMRREGKQDEIFDPLLGGKGYEEEMLQVLDVACMCVNPNPFKRPTIQEVVDWLNNVGAAPQERNKD, encoded by the coding sequence ATGAGAAAGACTCGGCCATATATGGTTGTGGTCCAGTTGGTAATACCTCTCTTCACAGTTGTAgttttattttgcttctttGTTGTTTCCTCCGCCTTAACCTGCAACCCAGATGATGGTGACTCTCTTTTGTCCCTCAACATATTAGTAGCACCTCCCCATCCTCGTCTCAACTGGTCTCAGTCTGTGGATTGCTGTCTTTGGGAAGGGATCCATTGCGATGATAATTCTTCTCGGGTCATCTCTCTTCTTCTACCCTCCAGAGGCCTCACGGGGACCCTCTCCCTGTCTATCACAAACCTTACCTATCTCTCTAACCTCAATCTCTCCCACAATACCCTCTACGGTCCTCTCCTTTCTGGGTTCTTCTCTTCCTTTAATCACCTCCGATTCCTTGATTTGAGCTACAACCATTTCTCCGGGGAACTACCATCATCCTATAACGAAACCACTGTCCCTCCCCTGCATACACTTGATTTATCAAGCAATCTTTTCAATGGAACTATCCCATCTTCATTCCTGCACTCAGTTGTGGGGACTTTCTTGACTAGTTTCAATCTTAGCCACAACAACATCAAGGGCTCTATCCCCACCTCTACTTTGTGCATTAACAACAACAGCAACTCTTTTACTTCCTCCCTCAGGTTCTTGGATTTCTCCTTCAATAATTTCGATGGTCAAATTTCGAATGGACTAGGATTGTGTTCCAAGCTAGAGATTTTCCGGGCGGGTTTCAATTCTCTCCCAGGTCAGCTCCCATCTGACATTTATGATGTTGCTGGACTCCAAGAATTGTCTTTACCTCGTAATAAACTTTCTGGAAACATTGACTCTCGCATCCTCCGCCTCACCAACCTCAGAAGCCTTGAACTCTACTCCAACCTATTCGAGGGCCCAATTCCTCCTGATATTGGCCAGCTCTACAACATGGAAAATCTGCAACTTCACATCAATAACCTCACTGGTTTTCTGCCCTCATCTCTGGGGAATTGCACCAATCTCACCACATTGATTTTACGAGTCAACCATTTGGCAGGTAATCTCTCCACCTTCGATTTCTCCCCATTTGTCCGCCTCACCACCCTGGACCTCGGCAACAACAACTTCACTGGTAACTTCCCACCAAGCCTCTACTTATGCAAGTCACTGACAGCAATTAGAATGGCCAGTAACCAGCTAACAGGACAGCTCTTGCCTGACATATCTGCCCTGCAATCTCTGACTTTCTTCTCAATTTCAATCAATAGCCTAACAAACATCACTGGGGCCATGAGGAATCTGATGGGCTGCAAGAATCTCAGTACTCTCATATTCACTGATAATTTCTTCGGTGAACCAATACCTTTTTATGATGACAACACCATGGATGCATATGGATTCCAAAATCTCCAAATTTTAGGTTTGGGTGGTTGCCAATTCACTGGTCAAGTGCCCAACTGGATTGCTAAGCTTAAGAAAATCGAGGTCTTGGATTTGTCTTTAAATAATCTCACAGGTACAATTCCTGGTTGGTTGAGTAGCCTGCCTCATCTTTTCTACATAGACTTGTCTTTTAATCTACTTGTAGGAGAATTTCCCCAGGAGCTCTGCCAATTTCCAGCTCTTGTGTCACAACAGGCTTATGATCAAGTGGAAAAGCCTTTTCTAGGATTGCCTGTCTTTGTCATGCCCAGCAATGCTACCCTTCAACAGTACAATCAGTTCTCCAACCTTCCTCCGGCTATATACCTTAAAAGCAACAGCCTAAGTGGCAATATTCCTTTTTGTATTGGCCAATTGAAGGTTCTTCATGTGTTGGATCTCAGCTACAACAACTTCTCTGGCAACATTCCGGATCAAATTTCTAATCTCTCTAACTTGGAGAGATTGATTCTCGAAAGAAACCATCTATCTGGTGAAATCCCTGCTTCACTTACAGGTCTAAATTTCTTATCTTCATTCAGTGTTGCATACAATGATCTTCAAGGACCAATTCCAACCAGTGGTCAGTTTGATACCTTCACCATTTCCAGTTTTGAAGGGAATCCAGGGTTGTGTGGCACAGTCATGCTGCGCTCTTGTCAAAGTCAACAAGGAATTGAAACTCATAAAGGCTCAAACAGAAAGCTTATTGCTGGAGTCATCATTGCAATCATTTTTGGCACTGGTTTTATCATCACCATGCTAGCACTGTGGATAATGTCCAAGAGGAGGATTATTCCGAAAGGGGACACTGACAAGACTGATTTGGATTCAATTTCTAGCAACTCTAATCCACTGGTTCCTATTGAGGTTGACAAGGATACCAGCGTAGTGGTATTGTTCCCAAACAAGGCCAACGAAATCAAAGATCTTACCATATCTGAAATCCTGAAAGCCACAGACAATTTTAGTCAAGCAAACATCATAGGCTGTGGgggttttggtttggtttatAAAGCAACATTAGCAAACGGCACCAAGCTGGCTATTAAAAAACTCTCAGGAGACTTGGGACTGATGGAAAGGGAATTCAAAGCTGAGGTAGAGGCTCTCTCCACAGCCCAACACCAGAACCTGGTTTCCCTGCAAGGTTATTGCATGCTTGAGGGCTCTCGGCTACTAATGTATACCTACATGGAGAATGGAAGTCTAGATTACTGGTTGCATGAGAAGGCTGATGGTGCATCTCAACTGGATTGGCCAACTCGGCTGAAAATTGCACAGGGAGCAAGCTGTGGGGTATCATACATGCACCTGATATGTGAGCCACATATTGTGCATCGTGACATCAAGTCCAGTAACATCCTCCTTAATGACAATTTTGAAGCACATGTTGCAGATTTCGGATTGTCCCGATTGATTGATCCTTATCAGACTCATGTTACTACTGAGCTTGTTGGTACCTTGGGTTACATTCCCCCAGAGTACGGGCAATCATGGGTAGCCACTTTGAGGGGAGATGTTTACAGCTTTGGGGTTGTCATGCTTGAGCTGCTCACCGGGAAGAGGCCTATGGAGGTATTCAAACCAAAGATGTCAAGAGAGTTGGTTATCTGGGTGCAGCAAATGAGGAGAGAGGGCAAACAAGATGAAATCTTCGATCCTCTCCTTGGAGGGAAGGGTTATGAGGAAGAAATGCTACAGGTGCTTGATGTGGCCTGTATGTGTGTCAATCCAAATCCTTTCAAGAGACCAACCATTCAGGAAGTTGTTGATTGGCTGAACAATGTAGGGGCAGCCCCCCAAGAACGAAATAAGGATTAG
- the LOC142637139 gene encoding uncharacterized protein LOC142637139, with protein MGVKVPMVFIDNGSALNVCSFRIALKVGLDLKMIIPSPLNVRAYENTSRKVMGTFKAPCKIDPLETIVKFHLIDITPNYILLLGRAWLHPIEAIPSTLHQKMKIPWKGGIAMLLGDGEILAPIYGLKGEDNEL; from the coding sequence ATGGGTGTTAAGGTTCCAATGGTGTTTATTGACAATGGATCTGCTTTGAATGTGTGCTCATTTAGGATAGCTCTTAAGGTCGGCCTAGACTTGAAAATGATCATCCCTTCTCCTTTGAATGTTAGGGCATATGAAAACACATCAAGGAAAGTTATGGGAACTTTCAAAGCTCCTTGCAAAATTGATCCATTGGAAACAATTGTGAAGTTTCATTTGATAGACATCACCCCTAACTACATCCTCCTCTTAGGAAGGGCATGGCTTCATCCCATTGAAGCTATTCCTTCTACTTTACACCAAAAGATGAAAATTCCATGGAAAGGAGGAATCGCTATGTTACTTGGAGATGGTGAGATCCTAGCTCCCATCTATGGGCTCAAAGGAGAAGACAATGAGCTTTAA